The following coding sequences are from one Triticum dicoccoides isolate Atlit2015 ecotype Zavitan chromosome 4A, WEW_v2.0, whole genome shotgun sequence window:
- the LOC119289682 gene encoding isoflavone reductase homolog IRL-like, translating into MPHTYVCCNGFAETYSPSIGDVTAIVAGPPSDKITVLGDGDAKGKAQVLLLPLLVRRASRPALICNLPNILLSLSLAVFVRGDQANFDVEPAFGVEATELYPDVEYTTVDEYLDRLL; encoded by the coding sequence ATGCCTCATACATATGTCTGCTGCAATGGGTTCGCCGAAACCTACTCTCCGAGCATCGGCGATGTTACAGCCATTGTTGCTGGTCCTCCGTCCGACAAGATCACTGTCCTAGGCGATGGAGATGCAAAAGGTAAAGCACAGGTCCTGTTGCTGCCACTGTTAGTTCGTAGAGCATCACGTCCTGCGTTGATCTGTAATCTTCCGAACATACTGCTGTCCCTCTCGCTCGCCGTCTTCGTGAGGGGCGACCAAGCCAACTTCGACGTCGAGCCGGCCTTTGGCGTCGAGGCCACCGAGCTGTACCCTGACGTGGAATACACCACCGTTGACGAGTACCTCGACCGGCTCCTCTGA